GAGAAAATCTACCGACAGATGTGAccaaggccgttgtggaacggggaggggctgtaacttccctctaggcaggtgtctaggagccttactctgagcacacaccgaacaggaggaaacataaaacCTCACATCCCtcgctaaagtgggccaccagtacttctccCTAAGACCCTGCACTGTCCTCCTAATTCCCGGATGACCCGAAGAGGGTAGAGTATGGGCCCACCGGATCAGTTTGTCGCGACCACCAAGTGGCACGTACCTACGTCCCGCTGGACACTGTGGGGGCGCAGGTTCCAATCgtgacgcccgctcgatgtccgcgtccacctcccataccaccggtgccaccagacaGGAAGCCGGGATTATGGGAGTAGAATTGATGGACCGCTCCtcggtgtcatagagacgggacagcgcgtcggccttagtgttaAGGAAACCCAGTCTATAGGAGATTAACCTAAatctggtgaaaaacatggcccaccttgcctgacgaggattcagtctcctcattgcccggatgtactccagattacggtggtcagtccagatgagaaaagggtgtttagccccctcaagccaatgtcttcACACCTTCAGAGCTTTTACCACAGCcagcaactcccggtcccccacctcatagtttcgctccgccggacCGAGCTTCTTTGAAAAAAGCGCAGGGGCGGCGCTTCGGTGGTGttcccgagcgctgtgatagcgcggctccaaccccagcctcggaggcgtccacctccactatgaacgccaaagaggggtccggatgagcCAATACGGGGGCATCGGTAAACAGTGCCTTCAGATGACTAAAAGCTCTACCTGCCTCCGCTGACCACCGCAAACGCACcgttcagcagtgaggtaatgggagcagcctcCTGGCCAAAACCCAGGATAAACCTccagtagtaattggcaaaccctaaaaaccgcttcACCTCCTTTAACGTGGTCAGAGTCAaacaattacgcacggctgcaatgcggtcacactccatcaccaccccagatgtggaaatgcgataccccaggaaggaaacggcctGTTTGGAGAACACGCATTTCtgagccttgacgtacaggtcgtGCTCCaccagtcgcccaagtaccttgcgcaccagagacacatgcgcggaatagatcagaatgtcatcgatatacaccatcacatcctgcccgtgcaggtccctgagaatctcgtctacgaaggattgaaagacggctggagcattctttaaccgatacggcatgacgaggtacttataatggccagatgtggtactaaacgcggtcatctccctcccggatacgcaccaagttatacgcgctcctgagatccagatATGTGAAAAAGCGCgctccgtgaaatgattccaccaccgtagcgatgagaggtagtgggtaactaaaccccactgtgatggaatttagacctctataatcaatacacggacgcagacctccatccttcttcttcacaaaaaagaaactcgaggagacgggtgatatgaagggccgaatgtacccctgcccagagattcagtgacatatgtctccatagccgcaAGCTCCTGTGAcagcgggtacacgtgactcctgggaagtgctgcgttTACCTGGAGGTTTATTGCGCAATCCCATCgttgatgaggtggtaattgggtcgcccactttttactgaaggcgatagccaaatcgggaTATTCTGAGGGAATCCGCACAGTGGAAACATgatctggactctccaccgtcgttgcaccgatggaaactcctatacacatacctgaacactcctctgaccacccctttaGAGCCCCCTGTTTCCATGAAATCTGAGGATTGTGATTAGCCAACCAGGGAATTCCCAGCACCACTagaaacgcaggtgaatcaataaggaaGAAACTAATCCGcctagatatgtttatttttgaaccattccattgtagattttgctttatgttttggatcattgtcttgttggaagacaaatctccgtcccagtctcaggtcttttgcagactccatcaggttttcttccagaatggtcctgtatttggctccattcatcttcccatcaattttaaccatcttccctgtccctgctgaagaaaagcaggcccaaaccatgatgctgccaccaccatgtttgacagtggggatggtgtgttcagctgtgttgcttttacgccaaacataacgttttgcattgttgccaaaaagttcaattttggtttcatctgaccagagtaccttcttccacatgtttggtgtgtctcccaggtggcttgtggcaaactttaaacaacactttttatggatatctttaagaaatggctttcttcttgccactcttccataaaggccagatttgtgcaatatacgactgattgttgtcctatggacagagtctcccacctcagctgtagatctctgcagttcatccagagtgatcatgggcctcttggctgcatctctgatcagtcttctccttgtatgagctgaaagtttagagggacggccaggtcttggtagatttgcagtggtctgatactccttccatttcaatattatcgcttgcacagtgctccttgggatgtttaaagcttgggaaatctttttgtatccaaatccggctttaaacttcttcacaacagtatctcggaactgcctggtgtgttccttgttcttcatgatgctctctgcgcttttaacggacctctgagactatcacagtgcaggtgcatttatacggagacttgattacacacaggtggattgtatttatcatcattagtcatttaggtcaacattggatcattcagagatcctcactgaacttctggagagagtttgctgcactgaaagtaaaggggctgaataattttgcacgcccaatttttcagtttttgatttgttaaaaaagtttgaaatatccaataaatgtcgttccacttcatgattgtgtcccacttgttgattcttcacaaaaaaatacagttttatatctttatgtttgaagcctgaaatgtggcaaaaaggtcgcaaagttcaagggggccgaatacttttgcaaggcactgtagctaggtAGGCAGAATAATGTTTAGTCAAGCATCCAGAAGTTGTAGCTTACACATCTTATCCCAGTGTCAACAGTGACAGCTGGACTGTAATAGCTGTACATGTAACAGCGAGGGACAAATAGGGcttctgtcatgccctgaccttagagatccttattattctctatatttggttaggtcagggtgtgactcgggtgggaaagtctatgttttctatttctttgcttttggccatgtgtggttcccaatcagaggcagctgtctatcgttgtctctgattggggatcatatatgagttgtcattttccttttgcgTTTCGTgtgatcttgttttctgtttagtgttttttgcCTGACAGAAATATTCGCTTTCGTTttcacgtttgttattttgtgtgttttttgaaTATTAAAATCATGAACATTTtccacgctgcgtcttggtccacTCTTCATTCAACAAACGAGAGTCGTTACAGCTTCCCAGTAACATCTCCATTGTCAAACAGTCACACAATCAGATTATATCTCGGCTATGTTACTAGGTAAGGTTTTGGGGAAAGCATAAGTCAGAcagatagaagaagagagagagagcgcgtgtgtgtgtgtgtgcttcagagagagagggagaggaagagagtgattATCTGAAGATAAGGACATTTATGGATACAGCATCACATGGCCGTTTGAACTGTTGAACGTCCAGGCCTATGTTTGTTCAGTAGGCCGTAGCTCACAGACGTGGAAGTGGAGTCAAGCTGTTGACATCGATCATCTCCCTACCCACTCCCTCAGTCATAGGAGTCTTTTCTAACACACTGTGGTAAAAAAAGGACTTCTGGTCAGGCTGAGAAAAACATCAGTTGTCTTTTCGGTCTACTGAGTAGTAGTCTTCATTGACAGTCAGAGAAAAAAAGGACATGGTTTTGTATTCTAAGTCTCTGTCTATGTTTTGTACAAATTAATATAGTTTTGATAGAGGTATGGTTATGTAAAATACCCATGTGGTATAGAACAAACCTGCCTCCCCAACTGATGCCACTCTTctaccttaattcatcaatcccTTCCCTGGTTGTTGTTCTTTCAGAGGGTGTGACACTGACCCTCACCCCTGACGAGGGCACTACTCTCAACATCAGCCAGAGTTCAGAGTGCAGCAGGAGGTCAAAGTGTACGGTATGCACCGGTACAAGCTTGAAGAAGTCCTGTTCCAGGGCTGGAAGTGATTATGTGGTGCTGCTGACAGACCCCAAAGTTGCTGTGAACATGGAGTTCACCTGCCCCAAACCAGAGGAAGTCTTCACTGTGGAAGTGGTCAGGGAAATAGGTGAGAACTCTATGAAATATATAATTgttgtggtcccatggtatttagaATGTCCATAGTGTCCTTAGAGTGTCTATAGCTTGTCCACATGGTACAGAAATACAGTGTCATTACAGTATAGGCACATTGTACACTGTAGTTATATTGCTATTACATAGTGCTTACAAGTGGGATACCTGTGTGCATTTTCATAATACATAGTCcatatgtgactgtgtgtgtgatcatacctgtgtgtgcgtctctgtatTGACTTCCTCTAACTCCTACCCTCCTTCCATCAGATTGTACCACAAGGTCCTGTAATGGAGACATCACCCCCATTGAGTCTAGAACCGGAATGCTTCCACTCCAGAACTTCACCTTTATTTGGAACCTGAAGCCCCCGGTTCCATGGGCGTTCCATTTGGACTTCACCCAGATGGGGCTGAGACAGATCCTGCCCTCTGAGAGATGTCCAGACCAGCACACGTATACCCTGCTAGCCCTCCAGAGGACAGGGGAGGCTGCCATCGGGACGTACTACTGTCTCTGGGGCTCAGGTCTTGAACCAGGGCAGGCTCTCTCTGGAGGTCACCGGAAGACGGAAACTGAACCCCACCATGTTCAACACTTCTGTTGGAGAGGAAATCAAATGCGAGTTGGTCAGACAGTGATTTCAGAATACTGAAGTAAAATCACATTGTTTTAATTTCATTAATATAAATGGATTACTTATGTCTGTATGTTTTTAGTGGACCTGGTTAACCTTGTATTTTCTGACACTTCATCAACATATCATTGTCCCTCAGCACTTGCTGTCCTCAAAGTGACTTTACCGGAAGGGACGTCATCTTTGGAGTTGCTCTCTCCAAACTACCCGAATAGTTTCCCTGACGATGACCTGATGGAGTGAAAGTTTGTGGTCCCTCCCAAACACAACGCTACGGTTGTCTTCCTGGGTCAGACCCAGCCGCTGTGCCTGAAGAAGGAGCCGGCCGTGGAGTATCACCATGGTAACGGTGGTTCGCAGTGGTGAAGAAGCTGTCGGACCTCCAGCCGGCCAAACGCCGGGACTCCTTCTCCCTGATCCTAAGGAACTGTGAGATGAACAGGATCGGAGAAGGctccaatgttccaacatctagtggaaagccttcccagaagagtggaggctgatacagtatatcagcaaggggaggaccaactccaaatTAATGCCCAGGATTTTGGAATGAGTTGTTCAGCGAGTGGGTGTCCACATATACTTTTGGCTATAAAGTTACATCTTTAATAAATTGTTTTATATAAAAGTAGCACTGTAACTACAAATATGGTATTCTCCCCCTGatgtacacacagagagatacattgTCACGGTATGCCCAAAGCAAGGAGTACCAACTCTCTGGCCACCCCTAGTTGGCATGTGGGAATGAAGTCCTACTCCACTGTGTCCTGGATCGTCGATGTCCCCTCTAAGCTGGAAGCTCACCTCATGTTCGACAACATCAGCCAGCCCAAGTGCAGCAACCGCCACACGGGCATCAGGTACAACCAGAAGAGGATGGGTACCCCTCTGAGACGTCCTCTCTAGGATTTTtcattctagggagtttttcttggCCACTGTGGTCCTGCTTCTTCCTTGCTTGGTCTTGGGGTCCAGGCCGGATTACTGTAAAGCACTTTATGATGTGCTGTAAATAAATGAATGTGATTTGATCAGGGTGCAGATCCTGGGCTCCCTGGAGGAGATGTACAGCCAGCGGGAGGACGAGGAGGCAGTCAGGAAGATCCCTGTCTCAGAGAGCTTCTACCTCAACATGTCCAACTGTATGCCTGAGAAAGGAGACTTCAGCGTGCTCACACAGATCACACTGCACAAGGACAAGAGTGAGTGACCGACCGTGTGGAGCAGTCATGATAAGCAGTGTTGTTCTATCTCCTCTCAGTGAAAATCTAACGCTCAATGTTTCTCAGCATTTCTCTGATATTTTGTTCAGTCTGGTCTtactacactgagtataccaaacattaggaacacctttctaatattgagttgcacccctccaTTTTCCCCTCAGAACAAACTGAATTCATTGGAGCTTGGACTCGCTCAGTAGGTAGGATTATGCAGCTGCCTACGGCGGCAGATTGACGAGGGTGGCATTTTATGAGCTAAACTGGCCATTTTATGAGTCAAACTGACCAAACAATGACAATTTTTCTCGACCAGTGGCAAATGGGATTTTTAGGTGAGCATTGATGCCGCCCTGtgataagcagtgcccactttgcTTGTCCATTCCCAGTGAGTTTGTCCAGGGTTCTATTGGAGACACATCGCTATGGCTCTGTATCATCATTCCGTCCAAACAATGATCTGACATGAGTCATGTAGCGGATATAGTATATGGTAGAACGAGTATGTGGCCTGTTGTGGAataatcagaatttgttggtaacatatgtaagatgttttacattcatcatatgtttgtaagttacttctcatcaagaatgttatttttgtataatattgtggcagggttgcagttatctgttctatgtcaagactaagttgcatgggccgcagagaggggagaggtcaaagtatcatcatgtgtaaacatatctcttggctccacaatgtctgtgtgccagtcagcgtgtctctgtgatcttgtcaagataggattggttgtatttagaattggttgtatctaaatgacaatttgatatatgcctgttgatatggaggattggtttatggttctggggtttgagtaaggagacaaagctgaacgatttattatgtctatgctgtctgactatgtgtgttctttgctattaaaggatggCAGTTGCAATGCAGAAGGGGCTCTCACGCTGATAATCAGAACTTAAATAGAAAaaattgattagtcacaggaatccgtactaataaagccaatgcaacGGCCTGTTTTACAAACAGTGGGCCTAGTACATGGATGGGAATTCATCAAATTCCATTGGGGGCCACATGGTAGGCTACACCCCAGTAAGCACGAGCCGCCATCTTTTGGAAGTCTTCTTTTTGGTCCTGTCATCATTTTTTGTGTTTTACAAACGGTAGGCTTACCAAATAGATGGGCATTCATAGAATTACATTTCaggcaacactgtaggctacacctcaGTGGGCTTGGAAGCACAGACCAATGCCTTTTGGGTGACCTTTTTTGGTGCAGGCTTTTAAACTTTTCTTTTTCACTTACTGGGAGTATTCTAGTTTTGTGGTAGCAACATTTTTTGGTCTTGCCTAGGGCGTGGTGGAATTATTCTAATCAAATGAGAGACTTttagatttcttcaaaacaatttaactttattatttaattagTGCAGTAATGGGGTTGGTCAGTAACCACCCTGGAGGTGATCCCTGAGAACTCAACCAGCAGGACAAagccacagcattttatagcaaaGTCCAACCTCCTGGATGTTCATGACAAATCACAGATGAGAGAATTTATACAAAGGTACATTGTGCTCTCATGCAACAGACATCACGATTACATCGCAACAGGTTTCTGTCTCAAGGTCGTTTACTTCTTGTTTATACAGAAATAGTAATGTAACATAGACACTAGGTCATTCGCTCAAATGATTTAAGTTCAGTGTTCATCTGCATATGGGAGAGAAAAAGGAGATTGGGTCTCCCTGGCACTGACatacaggcacacagacactaaTCATGGAATGGAATGTCTTATTACCAAGCCATCGTAAATCTACTGTCAGCTTTAAAATCTCAGCGGCTCCTCTCAGACTCAGAGTTCTAAGAACACTATTCTGTTGCCTATTAGGTATAACAGTCTGAATGTACTAATATAGGGATACATTCTAATATTAAAGTAATGTGATTAACATGTTGTAATTCTACGGCAGGCGGCAGAACGGCAAGGACAGGCCCTGGTTgagtcaagttggttggatgtcctttgggtggtggacgatTCTTGACAAAAAGGGGAAAtcgttgagcgtgaaaaccccaagcagcgttgcagttcttgacacaaaccaatatgcctggcacctactaccataccctgttcttgcccaaggcttaaaaataattatttaacctgtcttgtccccttcatctatactgattgaagtggatttaacaagtgacatcaataagggatcatagctgtcacctggattaacctggtcagtctgtcatagagtgttcctaatgttttctatAATAAGCGTTATCAGCCTCCAGATTTGAAACATTATTATGTTAGTGAGTGGGTTGATAATGGGATATCAGTGAATACTGacctgtgtgtgttcctgttccTAAGACCTGCTTCGGACCAGCATTCTGAGTGTGGTGGCAGCTCTGCTGGTTCTCATGGTGGTTGTGTTGGCTGTGGTTTGTGTAAGTGAGCTACCTTTTCTCTAGCCCTTCATGATAAATGTTGGGATGGTTTCTCAGACAGATTCATCCCCAAGAAGAAAAAGTAGCAGGAGCAGCACCTATGTGGTTATAATTTTTCCTTTTAAAATAGAGCTTAATATCCATTGAAAGTGCTTAATATCCATTGAAAGTGCTGGTCTGAGAAACCAGCCTTTTGAGTACATATGGTAACTATGCATTAGAAGGTACACTCTCCATTCAATAGTTTATTTGATATATAAAAACAACTTTTCAGGATACACAGACTGCATTGGGCCTCACTCAGGCTTCCTTTACTAGGATATGGAACTGTAACATTTTACCAGAGTAATTTCTTCAGCAAAAACTGCTGTAGTGTTTTAATCAAGTTTGATCACGAAAATATAGGCTACTCCTCCCTCACATTCACATTGTTTTTACaatttcaaaataaaaaatgactGCTTGTAAAGGCTCAGGCTGCAGGTCATAGGCCCAGGTCGGGGCGGTCTTCAATTTTCAATCCTGATCAAGAGTCCTGGTGTGTCTTCTTATGCAATGTCAGACCCTGGCGAGTATCGAAAACGTTCTTTACACCCAAGACAGCGATACAGTTTGTGATTGCTCATATGCTCTTCCAGCAAAACCTCCTCATCCTCTGTGAAGCATATACCACAGATGTAACAAGAAAGTGATCCTGTACTTGCAACATGAAAATGTAGATGTTCTTTCAAACTTTCTACAGACTCAATTACGCATTACTGGGGATAGGGGATTTCAAATGGGACAACACTGTGGATTCTCTGACTTTAGTACAGACTCTTGGTCCAACTTCTGTCTGTGTTCTCTTTGACTTGGGTGGAGGTCCTTCACTCTCCATCCAATCAACACTATCACCACTCTCAATCTGAGTTTCAGACCAGTCTGAATTGACTGCAGATGGGGGCTGAGAGTCACTGTCACTGACATTTTCTGTTTTAATCTGTTCAATTTGCATTGTGGTGCTGGGTAGCTCATCCCTGTCTGTGTTTTCTTCACGTTGGGTTAAAACTTGGTAAAGATGTGAGGACTGACTTGGGTTCTGATTACAGTCACCTTTTACTCTGGCAGTAGATATGAAGGCTTCTGTATCAGCAGAATCATCAGTATCATCAGTATCATAATCCATCGCTTGAAGCTGCTCTTGTCCCTGACTGATGACCCATAGCTCCTCCTGTTCCACTTTAATCTGAGAAGGTTCCTCCTGCCCCAGACCAGGACTACAATCCTGCTGCTCAGGGGAAACTTtttcagagatggagagagtgagctgCTGGAGGTCTGTGGGGAAAAAGAACATAATATATTTAGCTAGTACATTCTAATGCTGAGATGCTGGCTTACAAGAAATGTGTTCTAGCCAGATGTAACTTTTGTGTTGGAAACTGGAAGTTTCGGTACAGTTGTATAACTGCCTACAGGTCATTTGTTAGTTCGACAGTGTGATATTTTTGTGTAGGTAAAATATGTGATGCGAGAAAAGGCGATGCAAACgcttttatgtgcaaatattgatatagtAAACATCACATTAAGTAAATTTGGAGTCACGAGATGATATGGTGTATGGTCGTCTATGACTCgtgaaaccatgcagtttattaggcaacagattaaataaattatgaatttcacagggtggtgaataaTATCGAGGATCTTATTCTGATGACGGAtgcttgacaaataaaaatattcacGCTATtttccataataatctcatgtagACTAGTTTACCCGCACAGCCTGTAGTGTAGGCTAtttgtgagctgttggctagaacaCACGTGCCAAGACCAAAGTagacacatttgctatttaacaggACAATGTTTGTGACGAAACTattggtagagttgaaaatgtgatggaaacataTAGAACATTTGATTTGTATTCGGTACATGAAACCTTAAATGAAAAAGTACACTGTGTGCACTACGTCGTCACACACTCCGTTTGGTGGAAACACTACTGGTGGGGAAAATTCGAATTTTCTTCATTCTGATTTTTGAATGAAAAacgcatgaaaatctgtctccAATTGGATTACATTTTTGCTAGtgatgactcaaatgtaaatgctCAACATGCATTAGGTATCTGTATAAAACGATGGTTGTTACGGGCTTAGCTAATAAGTAACACACCTTCTAGTCTCTGCAACTTTACTTCTGGTTTAAGAACGACATCCAGCAGCCTCTGTAGCCGGGCGTTCTCTTCTTCCGAACGGGACATTTTTTCCTGGTACTCCGCTATCGTTCGGTCTTTCTCCTCTTTTGAACGGCATAATTCTTGCTGGTACTCTGCTATCGTTGTTTCAACTGCCCCGAATAGCTCGTCGACAGCCGCTTTTAATCGCCTGTTAAGCAACATTCTCAATGATTTTATGTTAGGCAACATTTTTGTTTGTTATCTAGCTGAGTAGCTGCTAGCAAGTGTTGTTTTTCCTGTTCCACGCGCTCTTTTTCGAAACACATTTTTAC
The genomic region above belongs to Oncorhynchus mykiss isolate Arlee chromosome 3, USDA_OmykA_1.1, whole genome shotgun sequence and contains:
- the LOC118944496 gene encoding CUB domain-containing protein 1-like; protein product: MWYRTNLPPQLMPLFYLNSSIPSLVVVLSEGVTLTLTPDEGTTLNISQSSECSRRSKCTVCTGTSLKKSCSRAGSDYVVLLTDPKVAVNMEFTCPKPEEVFTVEVVREIDCTTRSCNGDITPIESRTGMLPLQNFTFIWNLKPPVPWAFHLDFTQMGLRQILPSERCPDQHTYTLLALQRTGEAAIGTYYCLWGSGLEPGQALSGGHRKTETEPHHVQHFCWRGNQMRVGQTVISEY
- the LOC110511808 gene encoding uncharacterized protein LOC110511808, whose protein sequence is MLPNIKSLRMLLNRRLKAAVDELFGAVETTIAEYQQELCRSKEEKDRTIAEYQEKMSRSEEENARLQRLLDVVLKPEVKLQRLEDLQQLTLSISEKVSPEQQDCSPGLGQEEPSQIKVEQEELWVISQGQEQLQAMDYDTDDTDDSADTEAFISTARVKGDCNQNPSQSSHLYQVLTQREENTDRDELPSTTMQIEQIKTENVSDSDSQPPSAVNSDWSETQIESGDSVDWMESEGPPPKSKRTQTEVGPRVCTKVRESTVLSHLKSPIPSNA